From a single Acidobacteriota bacterium genomic region:
- a CDS encoding FtsX-like permease family protein, with amino-acid sequence MVAVFGALALAIATIGIYGVMSYIVAQRAREVGVRMALGAQPSDVRNSVLREAAAILAAGIVIGTAVATMATRVVASFLFQVEPQDPWLYAAAVGVLALAGLVAALIPAVRASRVNPIIVLRT; translated from the coding sequence TTGGTCGCGGTCTTCGGCGCGCTCGCGCTGGCCATCGCCACGATCGGCATCTATGGCGTGATGTCCTACATCGTCGCGCAACGGGCGCGTGAGGTCGGCGTGCGGATGGCGCTCGGCGCGCAACCGTCGGATGTGCGGAACAGCGTGCTCAGGGAAGCCGCCGCCATCCTCGCCGCTGGCATCGTCATTGGCACGGCCGTCGCGACGATGGCCACCAGGGTCGTGGCGTCATTCCTCTTTCAGGTCGAGCCTCAGGATCCGTGGCTCTACGCTGCGGCTGTTGGGGTGCTCGCGCTGGCCGGCCTTGTCGCGGCACTCATCCCGGCGGTCCGCGCGTCTCGCGTCAATCCAATCATTGTGCTGCGCACTTGA